From the genome of Scytonema hofmannii PCC 7110, one region includes:
- a CDS encoding AAA family ATPase, producing the protein MTEVSIPPLIQQMLERGFYPHEVSEPIQLIQTHISYVLLTGKYAYKVKKPVNFGFLDYSTLEKRRHFSYEELRLNQRGAAELYLEVLPIALVDGQYRLGETGEPVEYVLKMLQFPDDVLLSQLFKQGQLNEELVEELGRVVAEYHASKTVTNDYIRSFGEVAQVRAAFDENYEQSEKYIGGPQTREQFEETKRYTDSFFSECDELFKDRIKSDRIRECHGDLHLGNICLWQNKLWLFDCIEFNEPFRFVDVMYDIAYAVMDLEAQQRLDLSNTYLNTYLEVTGDWEGLQVLPIYLSRQSYVRAKVTSFLLDDPSVPSSVKEEVTKTAATYYKLAWEYTKPRQGQLILMSGVSGSGKSTTARYLARHLGAIHLRSDAVRKHLAGIPLFERGGDEIYTAEMTQKTYARVLELGVLLAKQGYTVILDAKYDRQQLREDAIAQAQMHQIPIQIIQCTAPREVLQKRLRERTGDITDATVDLLESQLQQAEPFTEKEKPLVKILDTVQPLEAQLKEVIRQ; encoded by the coding sequence ATGACAGAGGTTTCTATTCCCCCTTTAATTCAGCAGATGTTAGAGCGTGGGTTTTATCCTCATGAAGTGAGTGAACCTATTCAATTGATTCAAACCCATATTTCTTATGTATTGTTAACTGGTAAATATGCTTATAAGGTGAAGAAACCAGTCAATTTTGGTTTTTTGGATTATTCAACGCTGGAGAAGCGGCGACATTTTTCTTATGAAGAGTTGCGTCTGAATCAGAGAGGGGCTGCGGAACTATATTTGGAGGTGTTACCAATTGCTTTGGTAGATGGGCAATACCGTTTGGGTGAAACGGGAGAACCTGTTGAGTATGTTCTGAAGATGCTCCAGTTTCCTGATGATGTTTTGCTGAGTCAGCTGTTTAAACAGGGTCAGTTAAATGAGGAACTTGTGGAAGAGTTGGGACGGGTTGTGGCGGAGTATCATGCTAGTAAGACCGTGACTAATGATTATATTCGCTCTTTTGGTGAAGTCGCGCAAGTTCGTGCAGCATTTGATGAGAATTACGAGCAAAGTGAGAAGTATATCGGTGGTCCCCAAACACGGGAACAGTTTGAGGAAACAAAGCGGTATACGGATAGTTTTTTTTCGGAGTGTGACGAACTTTTTAAGGACAGAATTAAAAGCGATCGCATTCGCGAATGTCATGGTGACTTACACTTGGGTAACATTTGTTTGTGGCAAAACAAATTGTGGTTGTTTGACTGCATTGAGTTTAATGAACCGTTTCGCTTTGTCGATGTGATGTACGACATTGCTTATGCTGTGATGGATTTGGAAGCTCAGCAGCGTTTGGATTTGAGTAATACGTACCTCAATACTTACCTTGAGGTGACTGGAGATTGGGAGGGCTTGCAAGTTTTGCCTATATATTTAAGCCGCCAATCTTATGTCCGCGCCAAGGTGACTTCGTTTTTGTTGGACGATCCCAGTGTCCCTTCATCAGTTAAGGAGGAGGTGACAAAAACAGCAGCGACTTACTACAAACTCGCTTGGGAATATACGAAACCCCGTCAAGGACAACTGATACTGATGTCTGGTGTGTCGGGTTCTGGTAAATCTACTACGGCAAGGTATTTAGCTCGTCACCTGGGTGCAATTCACCTTCGTTCGGACGCGGTACGGAAGCATTTAGCTGGAATTCCATTATTTGAACGTGGTGGAGACGAGATTTATACAGCCGAAATGACTCAGAAAACTTATGCACGGGTGTTAGAATTGGGAGTCTTGCTGGCAAAACAAGGTTATACGGTGATTTTAGACGCTAAGTACGACAGACAGCAACTTCGAGAGGATGCTATCGCACAAGCCCAAATGCATCAAATCCCGATACAGATTATCCAATGTACTGCACCACGAGAAGTACTACAAAAGCGGCTAAGAGAACGTACAGGTGATATTACCGATGCGACCGTCGATCTGTTAGAATCACAACTTCAGCAAGCTGAGCCTTTTACTGAAAAAGAGAAACCTCTTGTAAAGATTTTGGACACAGTTCAACCACTAGAGGCACAATTAAAAGAAGTCATTCGCCAATAG
- a CDS encoding 50S ribosomal protein L25/general stress protein Ctc, whose amino-acid sequence MELTIECQTRPDGSKPNALRRSGKIPANLYGHQGTESVAIILDAKVAERLLNKASINNSIVDLSVTDIPWRGKTLLREVQSHPAKGTLYHLSFFAVAGHGDTDIEVRLHLVGESIGVKRDGGVLDVHITNLALRCPPESIPAAIDIDISNMEVGDSLQVDQIPLPAGAKYMGEPGQSVLTILPPQRGSDSGTESEG is encoded by the coding sequence ATGGAACTTACAATCGAATGTCAAACACGACCAGATGGAAGCAAACCCAATGCTTTGCGCCGTTCTGGTAAAATACCAGCAAACTTGTACGGTCATCAAGGTACTGAATCAGTAGCAATTATCCTAGATGCCAAAGTTGCTGAACGCCTTCTCAACAAGGCTTCTATTAATAACTCCATAGTTGACCTTAGCGTGACCGATATTCCTTGGCGTGGAAAAACTCTGTTGCGGGAAGTTCAATCTCATCCAGCGAAGGGTACGCTTTATCATCTCAGCTTTTTTGCTGTTGCAGGTCATGGCGATACTGATATAGAAGTCCGCCTGCATCTTGTGGGAGAATCAATTGGGGTGAAGAGAGACGGTGGCGTATTAGACGTACATATCACAAATTTGGCGCTGCGTTGCCCTCCAGAAAGTATTCCTGCAGCAATTGATATTGATATCTCTAACATGGAAGTTGGTGATAGTTTGCAGGTAGATCAAATTCCTTTGCCCGCAGGTGCGAAGTATATGGGTGAACCTGGTCAATCTGTTCTAACAATTTTGCCTCCACAGAGAGGTTCTGATTCGGGAACAGAATCTGAGGGCTAA